The Dunckerocampus dactyliophorus isolate RoL2022-P2 chromosome 16, RoL_Ddac_1.1, whole genome shotgun sequence genome includes a window with the following:
- the LOC129169206 gene encoding arrestin red cell isoform X2: MGDKAGTRVFKKSSPNCKVTVYLGKRDFVDHLDHVDPVDGVILVDPEYLKDRKVFVTLTCAFRYGREDLDVLGLSFRKDLYISTFQAYPPVPEERKANSRLQERLLKKLGQNAHPFYFTIPQNLPCSVTLQPGPEDTGKACGVDFEIRAFCAKSMEEKIHKRTSVRLVIRKVQYAPEKPGPQPMVETTRSFLMSDRSLHLEASLDKELYYHGEPISVNVHVTNNSTKTVKRVKISVRQYADICLFSTAQYKCPVAQLEADDQVSSSSTFCKVYTLTPTLDKNREKRGLALDGKLKHEDTNLASSTIVKDVTNKEVLGILVSYRVKVKLVVSRGGDVSVELPFILMHPKPADPPASRPQSAVPETDPPIDTNLIEFDTNVSQDDDFVFEDFARLRLKGVVDDKDEDC, from the exons ATGGGCGACAAGGCGGGCACAAG AGTCTTCAAGAAGTCCAGTCCCAACTGTAAG GTGACGGTCTACCTAGGGAAAAGGGATTTTGTAGACCACCTGGACCACGTGGATCCAGTAG ATGGCGTCATCCTGGTGGACCCTGAGTACCTAAAGGACAGGAAAG TCTTTGTCACGCTGACTTGTGCATTCCGGTACGGACGTGAGGATTTGGATGTTTTGGGACTGTCCTTCCGCAAGGACCTCTACATCTCCACCTTCCAG gCCTACCCGCCCGTCCCCGAAGAACGCAAAGCTAACAGTCGCCTGCAAGAACGTCTCCTGAAGAAGCTAGGACAAAACGCACACCCCTTCTACTTCACT ATCCCTCAGAATCTTCCGTGTTCAGTCACCTTGCAGCCTGGACCTGAGGACACAGGCAAG GCATGCGGCGTGGACTTTGAAATCCGAGCATTCTGCGCCAAGTCCATGGAGGAGAAGATCCACAAGAG GACCTCAGTGCGTCTGGTGATCCGGAAGGTTCAGTATGCCCCAGAGAAACCGGGTCCTCAGCCCATGGTGGAGACCACTCGCAGCTTCCTCATGTCAGACAGATCGCTGCACTTGGAGGCGTCGCTGGACAAGGAG CTGTACTACCATGGCGAACCCATCAGCGTCAACGTGCACGTGACCAATAACTCCACCAAGACGGTCAAGAGGGTGAAGATCTCAG TGCGTCAGTATGCTGACATCTGCTTGTTCAGCACGGCTCAGTACAAATGTCCTGTGGCCCAGCTGGAGGCAGA TGACCAGGTGTCGTCGAGCTCCACCTTCTGTAAAGTGTACACGCTGACGCCCACGCTGGACAAGAACCGTGAGAAGAGAGGACTAGCTCTGGATGGCAAACTCAAACATGAAGACACAAACCTGGCCTCGTCCACCAT CGTCAAGGACGTCACCAACAAAGAGGTCCTAGGCATCCTGGTGTCCTACAGAGTCAAAGTCAAGCTGGTGGTTTCACGTGGAGG AGATGTGTCAGTGGAGCTGCCCTTCATCCTCATGCACCCCAAACCAGCTGACCCCCCTGCATCACGCCCCCAGTCAG CCGTGCCAGAAACGGACCCCCCCATCGACACCAACCTGATAGAATTTGACACAAA CGTCTCCCAGGATGACGATTTCGTCTTCGAGGACTTTGCTCGCCTGCGACTCAAAGGTGTTGTGGACGACAAAGACGAGGACTGCTAG
- the ap4m1 gene encoding AP-4 complex subunit mu-1 translates to MISQVFVLSSKGDRLIYKDFRGDAGNDAANVFYEKVTALTGDQPPVVMRHKQVHYVHVRQGGLYLVAMTTADSSPFAVIEFLNRFGALVKDYCGGLSEKSVQMNFALIYELLDEMVDYGYVQSTSSDVLKNFIQTEAVSPRPFSLFDLGNVGLFGADTQQSKVAPSSAATRPIQGGKSEIFVDVIERMAVVIGTNGVLMKADVQGEVKVKCFLPSCSEIRIGLNEDLSVGASQFRGYGTAVRVDECSFHQAVRLEEFDSHRILRLSPSQGEQSVMQYQLADHLPSAPPFRLFPTIEKDSGGRLLMYLKLRCDLPPKSAAVNVSATVRVPKGCVSLSQELSSPDQNAELRPQSRAVFWKIPRFAGGTQLSALFKLEVPALSSASMMEVGPVGLSFELPKVTATGLHIRFLRLSPVQPGPAQRWVRYVTHSDSYTIRI, encoded by the exons ATGATCTCACAGGTCTTCGTCTTGTCCTCCAAAGGGGACCGACTCATCTACAAAGACT TCCGAGGAGACGCAGGAAATGACGCCGCCAATGTTTTTTATGAGAAAGTGACAGCGCTGACTGGAGACCAGCCTCCAGTTGTTATG AGACACAAACAAGTCCACTATGTCCACGTCCGGCAGGGAGGACTCTACttggttgccatgacaacagccGACTCCTCCCCCTTCGCTGTCATTGAGTTCCTGAACAG GTTCGGTGCTCTGGTCAAAGATTACTGCGGAGGGCTGTCTGAGAAGTCGGTGCAGATGAACTTTGCACTCATCTACGAACTTCTAGACGAGATGGTG GATTACGGTTACGTCCAGTCGACGTCATCTGACGTCCTGAAGAACTTCATCCAGACGGAGGCAGTCTCTCCGCGACCCTTCAGCCTCTTTGACCTCGGCAACGTGGGACTG TTTGGAGCCGACACCCAGCAGAGCAAAGTGGCGCCAAGTTCTGCTGCCACAAGACCAATCCAG gGAGGAAAGAGCGAGATATTTGTGGACGTCATTGAGAGGATGGCGGTGGTGATCGGTACCAAT GGCGTGCTGATGAAGGCGGACGTGCAGGGCGAGGTCAAGGTCAAATGCTTCCTGCCCAGTTGCTCTG AGATCCGCATCGGCCTAAACGAGGACTTGAGTGTCGGCGCGTCGCAGTTCAGAG GTTACGGTACGGCGGTCCGAGTTGATGAATGCAGCTTCCATCAGGCGGTCCGACTTGAGGAGTTTGACAGTCACCGGATACTCCGACTGAGCCCGAGCCAGGGAGAG CAAAGCGTCATGCAGTACCAGTTGGCTGACCATCTTCCCTCCGCCCCGCCCTTCCGCCTTTTTCCCACCATCGAGAAGGACAGCGGTGGCAG GCTGCTGATGTACTTGAAGCTACGCTGCGACCTGCCGCCTAAAAG TGCCGCCGTTAACGTCAGCGCCACTGTACGGGTACCCAAAGGCTGCGTCAG TTTGTCACAGGAGCTCAGCAGTCCGGACCAGAACGCCGAGCTGAGGCCACAGAGCCGAGCTGTGTTCTGGAAGATTCCGCGCTTCGCGGGAGGAACGCAGCTTTCGGCCCTGTTCAAG CTGGAAGTTCCCGCCCTAAGCTCCGCCTCCATGATGGAGGTCGGCCCTGTGGGTCTGAGCTTTGAGCTGCCCAAGGTCACCGCCACCGGCCTTCACATCCGCTTCCTGCGCCTGTCACCCGTCCAGCCAGGCCCCGCCCAGCGCTGGGTCCGATACGTCACGCACTCGGACTCCTACACCATCCGCATTTAA
- the taf9 gene encoding transcription initiation factor TFIID subunit 9 isoform X2: MSAPKSIPKDAQVMMQILKDMGVAEYEPRVINQMLEFTYRYVTTIIEDAKIYATHAKKSSVDADDIKLAIQCRMDQSFTSPPPRDFLLEVARQKNQTPLPLIKPYTGPRLPPDRYCLTAPNYRLKFLPKKVASSAGRISAPRLNVGAVASRPTTPTLGNATVQAVGTKVGPPVSLTGQRFTVQIPPPSQSSVSKSTTLTTPTTSNVLINQSLIGSKNILITTNMTAQNTSSETLKRKHEDDDDYDTM; this comes from the exons ATGTCAGCCCCCAAAAGCATCCCCAAAGATGCGCAG GTGATGATGCAGATCCTGAAGGACATGGGTGTCGCGGAGTACGAGCCTCGCGTCATCAACCAGATGTTGGAGTTCACTTACA GGTATGTTACAACCATCATTGAGGATGCCAAGATCTACGCCACACATGCCAAGAAGTCCAGTGTGGACGCAGACGACATCAAGCTGGCCATCCAGTGCCGAATGGACCAGTCTTTCACCTCACCGCCACCGCGAGAC TTCCTGCTTGAAGTGGCCAGGCAGAAGAACCAGACACCCCTCCCCCTCATCAAACCATACACGGGACCCCGACTTCCCCCAGACCGCTACTGTCTGACCGCACCCAACTACCGACTCAAGTTCCTTCCGAAGAAG GTGGCATCATCAGCCGGCAGGATCTCTGCACCTCGATTGAACGTAGGCGCCGTCGCCAGCAGACCAACCACACCCACACTCG GAAACGCAACTGTTCAGGCAGTTGGCACCAAGGTCGGACCCCCGGTGTCGCTAACGGGTCAGAGGTTCACTGTGCAGATTCCCCCTCCCTCGCAGAGCAGTGTCAGCAAAAGCA CTACACTGACCACACCCACCACCTCCAACGTGCTCATCAACCAGTCTCTGATTGGCTCCAAGAACATCCTCATCACTACCAACATGACAGCTCAAAACACCAGCAGTGAGACGCTCAAGAGGAAGCACGAAGATGACGACGACTACGACACTATGTGA
- the taf9 gene encoding transcription initiation factor TFIID subunit 9 isoform X1, protein MSQRQLCLPITLPTHLPVKKVMMQILKDMGVAEYEPRVINQMLEFTYRYVTTIIEDAKIYATHAKKSSVDADDIKLAIQCRMDQSFTSPPPRDFLLEVARQKNQTPLPLIKPYTGPRLPPDRYCLTAPNYRLKFLPKKVASSAGRISAPRLNVGAVASRPTTPTLGNATVQAVGTKVGPPVSLTGQRFTVQIPPPSQSSVSKSTTLTTPTTSNVLINQSLIGSKNILITTNMTAQNTSSETLKRKHEDDDDYDTM, encoded by the exons ATGAGTCAGCGGCAGCTCTGTCTCCCCATAACTTTACCCACCCACCTCCCTGTGAAaaag GTGATGATGCAGATCCTGAAGGACATGGGTGTCGCGGAGTACGAGCCTCGCGTCATCAACCAGATGTTGGAGTTCACTTACA GGTATGTTACAACCATCATTGAGGATGCCAAGATCTACGCCACACATGCCAAGAAGTCCAGTGTGGACGCAGACGACATCAAGCTGGCCATCCAGTGCCGAATGGACCAGTCTTTCACCTCACCGCCACCGCGAGAC TTCCTGCTTGAAGTGGCCAGGCAGAAGAACCAGACACCCCTCCCCCTCATCAAACCATACACGGGACCCCGACTTCCCCCAGACCGCTACTGTCTGACCGCACCCAACTACCGACTCAAGTTCCTTCCGAAGAAG GTGGCATCATCAGCCGGCAGGATCTCTGCACCTCGATTGAACGTAGGCGCCGTCGCCAGCAGACCAACCACACCCACACTCG GAAACGCAACTGTTCAGGCAGTTGGCACCAAGGTCGGACCCCCGGTGTCGCTAACGGGTCAGAGGTTCACTGTGCAGATTCCCCCTCCCTCGCAGAGCAGTGTCAGCAAAAGCA CTACACTGACCACACCCACCACCTCCAACGTGCTCATCAACCAGTCTCTGATTGGCTCCAAGAACATCCTCATCACTACCAACATGACAGCTCAAAACACCAGCAGTGAGACGCTCAAGAGGAAGCACGAAGATGACGACGACTACGACACTATGTGA
- the LOC129169309 gene encoding neuronal acetylcholine receptor subunit alpha-10 isoform X1: MKMKTVCSCSVFFLLFFVPACQSAHGRYAQKLLSDLFSNYTNALRPVADTDHVINVTLQVTLSQIIDMDERNQILTTYLWVRQVWMDAFLTWKKDDYDGLDTIRIPSSYVWRPDIVLYNSADDEFSSSMETNVVLRNDGQVMWDQPAITKSSCSVDVAFFPFDVQQCHLTFGSWTHNGNQMDLFNALDSADLADFIPNVEWEILGMPAKKNVILYGCCSDPYPDITFTLHLKRRASFYIFNLLIPCMMISFLAPLGFYLPADSGEKVSLGVTVLLALTVFQLLVAESMPPSESVPLIGKYYIATMTMVTASTALTIFIMNIHHCGPEARPVPAWAERFILKYLARMCFVREVGDNCFTGACSQKQPLSGEESAEPSTNGNNCNGKAWGRAEAYDLGTSLKQGQELPDKNDWNEDLFVTVDHSEGGAAAGKSEGRGEESKSTCEGDVLVEKKKGMGDGAVCTENRKEAVLKNQCACQHQGLHRNVEYIANSYQDQRAAQLRIGEWRKVAKVMDRFFMWLFFIMVFFMSILILGKAI, encoded by the exons ATGAAGATGAAGACGGTGTGCAGCTGCTCCGTTttctttcttctcttctttgTGCCAG CGTGCCAGTCAGCTCACGGCCGTTACGCTCAGAAGCTTCTGAGCGACTTGTTTTCCAACTACACCAACGCCTTGCGGCCGGTGGCGGACACGGATCACGTCATCAACGTGACGTTGCAGGTCACACTCTCGCAGATCATTGACATG GACGAGAGGAACCAGATTCTCACCACCTACCTATGGGTCCGCCAGGTATGGATGGATGCCTTCCTCACCTGGAAGAAGGATGACTACGACGGCCTGGACACCATCCGCATCCCGAGCAGCTATGTGTGGCGGCCCGACATTGTACTGTACAACAG CGCAGATGACGAGTTCTCCAGCTCCATGGAGACCAACGTGGTCCTCCGAAACGATGGTCAGGTCATGTGGGACCAGCCAGCCATCACCAAGAGCTCGTGCTCAGTGGACGTGGCCTTCTTCCCCTTTGACGTGCAGCAGTGTCACCTGACCTTCGGCTCCTGGACTCACAACGGCAACCAGATGGACTTGTTCAACGCCTTGGATAGCGCCGACTTGGCGGACTTCATCCCCAATGTGGAATGGGAG ATTCTTGGCATGCCCGCGAAGAAGAACGTCATCCTGTATGGTTGCTGCTCAGATCCTTACCCGGACATCACCTTCACCCTTCACCTCAAAAGGAGGGCCTCCTTCTACATCTTTAACCTCCTCATTCCCTGCATGATGATCTCCTTTCTGGCTCCGCTGGGCTTCTACCTGCCTGCTGACTCTGGAGAGAAAGTATCATTGGGGGTCACGGTCCTACTGGCCCTCACCGTCTTCCAGCTGCTGGTGGCTGAAAGTATGCCTCCCTCAGAGAGCGTCCCGCTGATTG GAAAGTACTACATCGCTACCATGACGATGGTTACCGCATCGACAGCACTCACCATCTTCATCATGAACATTCACCACTGTGGGCCAGAAGCACGTCCGGTCCCAGCTTGGGCCGAGCGCTTCATCCTTAAATACCTGGCACGCATGTGCTTTGTCCGTGAGGTGGGAGACAACTGCTTCACCGGGGCGTGCTCCCAGAAGCAGCCGCTGTCGGGGGAGGAATCGGCAGAGCCCTCCACCAATGGAAACAACTGCAACGGGAaggcgtgggggcgggcggagGCGTATGATTTGGGGACATCTCTCAAGCAAGGGCAGGAGCTCCCAGACAAGAATGATTGGAATGAGGATCTCTTTGTCACCGTCGACCACTCGGAAGGGGGCGCAGCTGCTGGGAAAAGTGAAGGGCGGGGGGAGGAGTCAAAGAGCACCTGTGAAGGAGATGTGTTGGTCGAGAAAAAGAAGGGAATGGGAGATGGAGCTGTGTGCACGGAGAACCGGAAGGAGGCAGTGCTGAAAAACCAGTGTGCGTGCCAACATCAAGGATTGCACAGGAACGTCGAGTACATCGCAAATTCCTACCAGGACCAGAGAGCGGCCCAACTACGCATTGGAGAATGGAGGAAGGTCGCCAAGGTTATGGATCGCTTCTTCATGTGGCTCTTTTTCATCATGGTCTTCTTCATGAGCATCCTCATCCTGGGAAAAGCCATCTGA
- the LOC129169309 gene encoding neuronal acetylcholine receptor subunit alpha-10 isoform X2, with protein sequence MKMKTVCSCSVFFLLFFVPACQSAHGRYAQKLLSDLFSNYTNALRPVADTDHVINVTLQDERNQILTTYLWVRQVWMDAFLTWKKDDYDGLDTIRIPSSYVWRPDIVLYNSADDEFSSSMETNVVLRNDGQVMWDQPAITKSSCSVDVAFFPFDVQQCHLTFGSWTHNGNQMDLFNALDSADLADFIPNVEWEILGMPAKKNVILYGCCSDPYPDITFTLHLKRRASFYIFNLLIPCMMISFLAPLGFYLPADSGEKVSLGVTVLLALTVFQLLVAESMPPSESVPLIGKYYIATMTMVTASTALTIFIMNIHHCGPEARPVPAWAERFILKYLARMCFVREVGDNCFTGACSQKQPLSGEESAEPSTNGNNCNGKAWGRAEAYDLGTSLKQGQELPDKNDWNEDLFVTVDHSEGGAAAGKSEGRGEESKSTCEGDVLVEKKKGMGDGAVCTENRKEAVLKNQCACQHQGLHRNVEYIANSYQDQRAAQLRIGEWRKVAKVMDRFFMWLFFIMVFFMSILILGKAI encoded by the exons ATGAAGATGAAGACGGTGTGCAGCTGCTCCGTTttctttcttctcttctttgTGCCAG CGTGCCAGTCAGCTCACGGCCGTTACGCTCAGAAGCTTCTGAGCGACTTGTTTTCCAACTACACCAACGCCTTGCGGCCGGTGGCGGACACGGATCACGTCATCAACGTGACGTTGCAG GACGAGAGGAACCAGATTCTCACCACCTACCTATGGGTCCGCCAGGTATGGATGGATGCCTTCCTCACCTGGAAGAAGGATGACTACGACGGCCTGGACACCATCCGCATCCCGAGCAGCTATGTGTGGCGGCCCGACATTGTACTGTACAACAG CGCAGATGACGAGTTCTCCAGCTCCATGGAGACCAACGTGGTCCTCCGAAACGATGGTCAGGTCATGTGGGACCAGCCAGCCATCACCAAGAGCTCGTGCTCAGTGGACGTGGCCTTCTTCCCCTTTGACGTGCAGCAGTGTCACCTGACCTTCGGCTCCTGGACTCACAACGGCAACCAGATGGACTTGTTCAACGCCTTGGATAGCGCCGACTTGGCGGACTTCATCCCCAATGTGGAATGGGAG ATTCTTGGCATGCCCGCGAAGAAGAACGTCATCCTGTATGGTTGCTGCTCAGATCCTTACCCGGACATCACCTTCACCCTTCACCTCAAAAGGAGGGCCTCCTTCTACATCTTTAACCTCCTCATTCCCTGCATGATGATCTCCTTTCTGGCTCCGCTGGGCTTCTACCTGCCTGCTGACTCTGGAGAGAAAGTATCATTGGGGGTCACGGTCCTACTGGCCCTCACCGTCTTCCAGCTGCTGGTGGCTGAAAGTATGCCTCCCTCAGAGAGCGTCCCGCTGATTG GAAAGTACTACATCGCTACCATGACGATGGTTACCGCATCGACAGCACTCACCATCTTCATCATGAACATTCACCACTGTGGGCCAGAAGCACGTCCGGTCCCAGCTTGGGCCGAGCGCTTCATCCTTAAATACCTGGCACGCATGTGCTTTGTCCGTGAGGTGGGAGACAACTGCTTCACCGGGGCGTGCTCCCAGAAGCAGCCGCTGTCGGGGGAGGAATCGGCAGAGCCCTCCACCAATGGAAACAACTGCAACGGGAaggcgtgggggcgggcggagGCGTATGATTTGGGGACATCTCTCAAGCAAGGGCAGGAGCTCCCAGACAAGAATGATTGGAATGAGGATCTCTTTGTCACCGTCGACCACTCGGAAGGGGGCGCAGCTGCTGGGAAAAGTGAAGGGCGGGGGGAGGAGTCAAAGAGCACCTGTGAAGGAGATGTGTTGGTCGAGAAAAAGAAGGGAATGGGAGATGGAGCTGTGTGCACGGAGAACCGGAAGGAGGCAGTGCTGAAAAACCAGTGTGCGTGCCAACATCAAGGATTGCACAGGAACGTCGAGTACATCGCAAATTCCTACCAGGACCAGAGAGCGGCCCAACTACGCATTGGAGAATGGAGGAAGGTCGCCAAGGTTATGGATCGCTTCTTCATGTGGCTCTTTTTCATCATGGTCTTCTTCATGAGCATCCTCATCCTGGGAAAAGCCATCTGA
- the LOC129169206 gene encoding arrestin red cell isoform X1 — MGDKAGTRVFKKSSPNCKVTVYLGKRDFVDHLDHVDPVDGVILVDPEYLKDRKVFVTLTCAFRYGREDLDVLGLSFRKDLYISTFQAYPPVPEERKANSRLQERLLKKLGQNAHPFYFTIPQNLPCSVTLQPGPEDTGKACGVDFEIRAFCAKSMEEKIHKRTSVRLVIRKVQYAPEKPGPQPMVETTRSFLMSDRSLHLEASLDKELYYHGEPISVNVHVTNNSTKTVKRVKISVRQYADICLFSTAQYKCPVAQLEADDQVSSSSTFCKVYTLTPTLDKNREKRGLALDGKLKHEDTNLASSTIVKDVTNKEVLGILVSYRVKVKLVVSRGGDVSVELPFILMHPKPADPPASRPQSAVPETDPPIDTNLIEFDTNSVSQDDDFVFEDFARLRLKGVVDDKDEDC; from the exons ATGGGCGACAAGGCGGGCACAAG AGTCTTCAAGAAGTCCAGTCCCAACTGTAAG GTGACGGTCTACCTAGGGAAAAGGGATTTTGTAGACCACCTGGACCACGTGGATCCAGTAG ATGGCGTCATCCTGGTGGACCCTGAGTACCTAAAGGACAGGAAAG TCTTTGTCACGCTGACTTGTGCATTCCGGTACGGACGTGAGGATTTGGATGTTTTGGGACTGTCCTTCCGCAAGGACCTCTACATCTCCACCTTCCAG gCCTACCCGCCCGTCCCCGAAGAACGCAAAGCTAACAGTCGCCTGCAAGAACGTCTCCTGAAGAAGCTAGGACAAAACGCACACCCCTTCTACTTCACT ATCCCTCAGAATCTTCCGTGTTCAGTCACCTTGCAGCCTGGACCTGAGGACACAGGCAAG GCATGCGGCGTGGACTTTGAAATCCGAGCATTCTGCGCCAAGTCCATGGAGGAGAAGATCCACAAGAG GACCTCAGTGCGTCTGGTGATCCGGAAGGTTCAGTATGCCCCAGAGAAACCGGGTCCTCAGCCCATGGTGGAGACCACTCGCAGCTTCCTCATGTCAGACAGATCGCTGCACTTGGAGGCGTCGCTGGACAAGGAG CTGTACTACCATGGCGAACCCATCAGCGTCAACGTGCACGTGACCAATAACTCCACCAAGACGGTCAAGAGGGTGAAGATCTCAG TGCGTCAGTATGCTGACATCTGCTTGTTCAGCACGGCTCAGTACAAATGTCCTGTGGCCCAGCTGGAGGCAGA TGACCAGGTGTCGTCGAGCTCCACCTTCTGTAAAGTGTACACGCTGACGCCCACGCTGGACAAGAACCGTGAGAAGAGAGGACTAGCTCTGGATGGCAAACTCAAACATGAAGACACAAACCTGGCCTCGTCCACCAT CGTCAAGGACGTCACCAACAAAGAGGTCCTAGGCATCCTGGTGTCCTACAGAGTCAAAGTCAAGCTGGTGGTTTCACGTGGAGG AGATGTGTCAGTGGAGCTGCCCTTCATCCTCATGCACCCCAAACCAGCTGACCCCCCTGCATCACGCCCCCAGTCAG CCGTGCCAGAAACGGACCCCCCCATCGACACCAACCTGATAGAATTTGACACAAA CAGCGTCTCCCAGGATGACGATTTCGTCTTCGAGGACTTTGCTCGCCTGCGACTCAAAGGTGTTGTGGACGACAAAGACGAGGACTGCTAG
- the rbmx2 gene encoding RNA-binding motif protein, X-linked 2 produces the protein MNPLTKVKLINELNEREAHLGIKETASWHSEYKDSAWIFVGGFPYELSEGDIICVFSQYGEIVNINLVRDKKTGKSKGFCFLCYEDQRSTILAVDNFNGIKIKGRTIRVDHVKDYRPPKDTEDMDDVTRRLREEGCAPKVGHSPAASSCEEDEQHLVPVKKTKKDKKEKKKKKEKKKERQSSPRPPTVRVKEEKEDSAYDKYNQRRASAAPEHNGQRAKEDRRARDEDRGDEDRRRRGDEDDRRRRRREDEDRKRRGEDNRDNDRRRDVDRHRR, from the exons ATGAA TCCGCTGACCAAAGTGAAGCTGATCAATGAGCTGAACGAAAGAGAGgctcatttgggaatcaaggagACCGCTTCATGGCACAGCGAGTACAAAGACAGCGCCTGGATATTTGtag GTGGTTTTCCATACGAGCTGTCTGAAGGCGACATCATCTGCGTCTTCTCTCA GTACGGCGAGATCGTCAACATCAATCTGGTGCGGGACAAGAAGACGGGGAAGTCCAAAGGCTTCTGCTTCTTGTGCTACGAGGACCAGAGAAGTACCATCCTGGCGGTGGACAACTTTAATGGCATCAAG ATCAAAGGTCGCACCATCCGTGTGGACCACGTCAAAGACTACCGTCCCCCCAAAGACACAGAGGACATGGATGACGTCACCCGAAGATTGAGGGAGGAAGGCTGCGCTCCCAAAGTGGGCCACTCTCCTGCCGCCTCCTCCTGTGAGGAAGACGAGCAGCACCTCGTCCCTGTGAAGAAGACCAAAAAAG acaagaaggagaagaagaaaaagaaggagaagaagaaagagagaCAATCTTCTCCTCGTCCTCCCACCGTCAGAGTaaaagaggagaaggaggactCCGCCTATGACAAGTACAACCAGAGGAGGGCGTCAGCGGCACCAGAACACAACGGGCAGAGAGCCAAGGAGGACAGGCGAGCAAGAGACGAGGACAGGGGGGATGAGGACAGACGAAGAAGAGGCGATGAGGatgacagaagaagaagaagaagagaagatgAGGACAGAAAAAGAAGAGGAGAGGACAACAGGGACAATGATAGAAGACGGGATGTGGACAGACACAGACGGTGA